The segment ATGGTATTTTTAGCTCCCTAAGCATTGCATTTGTTTTTTATTCCCCTTTTCTTCATTTCATTGCGTTGCAGAAATGTACCTAATTATCTTAATTACATGTGTATGCAGGGCATCTAGCAGATATACTTCTTGGATTTGATTCTTTGGCCTCATACATGGCAAGTACAAAATTTTGACCTTTTAATTTGTTGCAGTCATGGATCTGTACCTATGTACAGGTTTATCATATGGTTTTGCTTCTGTGCAGAATATAAGCTCCAGCAGGCATCCCTTTGGTGCCATTGTAGGCCGGGTAGCCAACAGGATTAAGAATGCGCAGTTCACCCTTGATGGGAAGACATATCATTTGTATGCCAATAGTGGGAATAATTCAATTCATGGTAAATGCCCTCTCTGCCCTGCCCTGCTCTACTCTGTCTATATCTTTTCTTGATTAGATTAAAGATGTTTCactaatttgaaattgaaaaactaAAGTTGTCTTCAGTTACCTAAAAAGGTGGAGAGATTTGGTAGTTATCTGTATTGCGCCTTAATAGAGCTTATGAAATGCAGGAGGAAGGATAGGTTTTGACAATGTGTTGTGGGAAGTCAAGGAAATCAAGGGTGGAAGCGAACCATCTATTAAGTTTTCATATCACAGCTTTGATGGTGAAGAAGGTAAGAATGGAATGGCTAATTATTTAGGCCAAATTATTCAATAGAAGCAGGAGGGCCCTTATCATACTCTACCTACTTGTTTGAATAGTTGATGTGGTAATTTATAAGATTTGAGAGAATAAGGCTTCTAGAAAAGATCTGTGATTGAATTCAACATTCAACAACCATCCAAGATTTGGATTGCACTTTCTTGATGATGGTTCTTACTAGTGTGACTGGTTCCAGATGGCAGTTATAGATTTACTCATTAATACAAACAAGTGGGTTTTTAATGTGGCCATTGTTTTTGTTGCTGCAACAGGATATCCTGGTGATCTAGATGTATTTGCCACATATACTATAAGCAATGATATGGAGTTGACACTAGAGATGGAGGCAATACCAAGGAACAAGGCCACACCTGTAAACCTGATCAATCATGCTTTCTGGAACCTTGCAGGCCATGACAGTGGAAGGGACATACTTGACCATTCTGTAAAAGTATGGGCTTCACATTATACTCCCAAAGACAAGACTCAGATTCCTACAGGACAGATCTTGCCTGTAAAAGGAACTCCTTTGGACTTAACTAAGGAGACTGTTATCAAGAGCAGAATTAAGGAGGTCAACCCAAGCAATAAGAGTAATCCTGGGTTTGATGACAATTATGTTCTTGACAGTCCC is part of the Cryptomeria japonica chromosome 10, Sugi_1.0, whole genome shotgun sequence genome and harbors:
- the LOC131045561 gene encoding uncharacterized protein LOC131045561, whose translation is MAKKGSCTLSMLCFAVLFLSLCKCQGLDGTLGRNPIKGKNSAGFFELHKGDLHINLTNWGATLVSLKTPDKNGHLADILLGFDSLASYMNISSSRHPFGAIVGRVANRIKNAQFTLDGKTYHLYANSGNNSIHGGRIGFDNVLWEVKEIKGGSEPSIKFSYHSFDGEEGYPGDLDVFATYTISNDMELTLEMEAIPRNKATPVNLINHAFWNLAGHDSGRDILDHSVKVWASHYTPKDKTQIPTGQILPVKGTPLDLTKETVIKSRIKEVNPSNKSNPGFDDNYVLDSPKSEKGLRIAARAKDPLSSRVLEVWTSAPGMQFYTSNNLKNIVGKGGAIYNSYSAFCFETQAFPNSVNQPNFPSVIVRPGQVYKHTMVIKFSVDP